The Synergistota bacterium genomic sequence AAGAGCAGCAGAAACAGCAAAAAGCGAAAGAGTAAAAACTTTTACCACAACTTTAACCATAAGCCCTCACAAGGATGTGAAGCTTATTAACCAAATTGGTAAAGAAATAGACAAAGAGATAGGTATAGCTTTTTTAGAAAGGGTTTTCAGAAAGAATGAAGGGTTTAAAAAAAGCATAGAACTAAGTAGAAATCTCAACCTTTATAGACAATCTTATTGCGGATGCATCTTTAGTTTAAGAAAGGAGGAAAGATTAAAATGGAGCTAGGTAAACTCTCCCCAAAATTAATGGAAAAGCTAATTTTCCCCTATCTTGGAGCACCAAATACCCGTGTAGAGCTTGGCCCTGCTGTAGGAGAAGATGCAGCTGTTATAAACGTAGAAGGAGAGAAATATCTCGTTGTTTCTTCAGACCCAATAGTAGGAGCTGATGAAGAAATGGGCTTTTACTTAGTTCATATAAATGCAAATGACGTGGCATCTAAAGGAGGAGACCCCTCTTTTTTCATTACTACTATTATAGTCCCTGAAAGCTGGAACGAAAACGCCTTGGAAAACTTGATGAGAGAAATCGACAGAGAATGCAAAAAGATAAAGATATCCCTCATAGGAGGGCATACTGAAGTAACTAAAAAATTTAAATACCCGATCCTCTCAGGAACTATGTTTGGGTTTGCACCTAAATTAATGAAAGCAGACAACATAAGACCCGGAGATAAAATAATCTTAACAAAGGGAGCAGGAATAGAGGGCACCTCCATATTAGCAAGGGTTTTTAAAGAAGAGCTTTCCAAAGTATTAAAAGAGACCGAACTAATAGAAGCTCTTGAGCTTAAAGAAAAAATTTCAGT encodes the following:
- a CDS encoding AIR synthase family protein: MELGKLSPKLMEKLIFPYLGAPNTRVELGPAVGEDAAVINVEGEKYLVVSSDPIVGADEEMGFYLVHINANDVASKGGDPSFFITTIIVPESWNENALENLMREIDRECKKIKISLIGGHTEVTKKFKYPILSGTMFGFAPKLMKADNIRPGDKIILTKGAGIEGTSILARVFKEELSKVLKETELIEALELKEKISVVEEARILRKWAVFMHDPTEGGILGGLYELKLRSGLNININLEDIPIPQITQKICSYFKIDPLKLIGSGALLAVIPESDIEDAIATLLNHGIKANVIGTFTDKDGNLPYSEGDELWKLLSW